In one Yarrowia lipolytica chromosome 1A, complete sequence genomic region, the following are encoded:
- a CDS encoding uncharacterized protein (Compare to YALI0A10252g, similar to Saccharomyces cerevisiae IPI1 (YHR085W); ancestral locus Anc_5.381, weakly similar to uniprot|P38803 Saccharomyces cerevisiae YHR085w of the Brahma transcriptional activator), producing the protein MYILYLYFKLSFNSLDRTLADKVLSVFATVAEAVFSCMQYADHTKNITISSSLSNIMVSARKKKEKKKDFQKTKLKVGKTAPKSNTHTDLSFKAKTISLPNQSIVKGITGAGGVPVGSTVSPLNNEDFKHHILLLKHHSAGTRKEALIYLTNAWNKYLASSDDLGVNIKPIVDAAAPLVLDLSEKVRAELLLLLRALCFEPGQVDPVPANQLSDISKPKFTLKPEFYTANSPLSLHIPNLALYIHSAMTHITPDIRADSTKFLLLMVTPATGESHTFSHSFDLSICSVLQRQYWAKTLNCFFALFGWSHEKTDQQLTMSSSSVTAGLAFGKQAASVKKSFLECLQLFLRSGLSEFGVKYKEIKLLDASGNDVVIEQRQPENPLFHPMSRLFTQPPNSDPFLHLNLFKSTNTSATTTSITEDVEARNQVLKTYLGSLHHGLELLAKEGGEIGRLAKKTIEVSVC; encoded by the coding sequence atgtacatactgtacttgtacttcaaGCTGTCTTTCAACAGCCTGGATCGCACACTGGCAGATAAGGTTTTGTCTGTCTTCGCGACAGTGGCAGAAGCAGTGTTTTCATGCATGCAGTATGCGGATCACACAAAAAATATCaccatctcatcatcattATCAAACATTATGGTATCAGCAcgaaaaaagaaggagaagaaaaaggacttccagaagaccaagctcaaggtcGGAAAGACCGCTCCCAAGagcaacacacacacgGATCTCAGTTTCAAAGCAAAAACTATCTCCCTGCCGAACCAGAGTATCGTTAAAGGCATCACTggcgctggaggagtccCTGTTGGTAGCACAGTATCGCCTCTGAACAACGAAGACTTTAAGCATCACATTTTGTTGCTGAAGCATCACTCGGCTGGTACTCGAAAAGAGGCTCTTATCTATCTCACAAACGCCTGGAACAAGTATttggccagcagcgacGATCTCGGCGTCAACATCAAGCCAATTGTCGACGCAGCCGCTCCGCTGGTTCTCGACCTTTCTGAAAAGGTGCGAGCAGAGTTGCTATTGCTACTGAGAGCTCTGTGTTTTGAACCGGGTCAGGTTGATCCTGTCCCTGCGAATCAGCTGAGTGACATCAGTAAGCCCAAATTCACTCTGAAGCCTGAGTTCTACACCGCCAACAGTCCGCTTTCGTTGCATATTCCTAACTTGGCTCTGTACATCCATTCCGCCATGACTCACATTACTCCTGATATTCGAGCAGACTCGACAAAGTTCCTGCTCCTTATGGTGACCCCCGCTACTGGCGAATCGCACACTTTCAGCCACTCTTTCGACCTTTCCATCTGCTCTGTACTTCAGCGTCAGTACTGGGCCAAGACACTCAACTGCTTCTTTGCGCTATTTGGATGGTCCCATGAGAAGACTGATCAGCAACTCACCATGAGCTCCAGTTCAGTCACGGCAGGCCTGGCGTTCGGCAAGCAGGCCGCTAGTGTGAAGAAGTCATTCCTGGAGTGCCTACAGTTGTTTCTGAGAAGTGGTCTCAGCGAGTTTGGTGTGAAATACAAGGAGATCAAACTGCTGGATGCTTCTGGAAACGATGTCGTCATTGAACAACGACAGCCTGAAAATCCACTGTTCCACCCCATGAGCAGACTTTTCACACAGCCCCCCAACTCAGACCCTTTCTTGCACCTCAACCTTTTCAAAAGTACAAACACCTCGGCCACTACTACCTCCATCACTGAGGACGTGGAGGCTAGAAACCAGGTTCTCAAAACCTACCTGGGCTCTCTTCACCATGGCCTGGAGTTGTTGGCAAAGGAGGGAGGTGAGATTGGACGGTTGGCTAAGAAGACAATTGAGGTTTCTGTTTGTTAG